The DNA segment CCGGGCCCATGGCGGGAGTGCTGCGCATGCCCTGGCGCTCCTTCGCCCTCTTCAACTTCCTGGGCGCCACGCTGTGGGTCACCGTCGTCTCCCTGGTAGGCTATCTCTTCGGCAGCGAGTGGGACGACCTGCTGCGCATCATGAAGCGGGTGAACACCGGGCTGTTCGCGGCCGCGGCCGTGGTGGCCGTCTTCCTGTACTGGCGCTATCGCCGGCGCCGCGCCGCCCGCGCGGGCACAGGCGAAGACGACTGACCTGCGATTGCCCCCG comes from the Terriglobales bacterium genome and includes:
- a CDS encoding DedA family protein, with translation GPMAGVLRMPWRSFALFNFLGATLWVTVVSLVGYLFGSEWDDLLRIMKRVNTGLFAAAAVVAVFLYWRYRRRRAARAGTGEDD